From one Pseudomonas sp. S35 genomic stretch:
- a CDS encoding SfnB family sulfur acquisition oxidoreductase, translating into MSAHPQHPAHIIRSDAEAIEVATRLAERFAVDASVRDRDRRLPVDELDEFSASGLWGITVPKAYGGAGVSYVTVAEVIKLISAADPSLGQIPQNHLGVVDILLQTATEEQKNHYFGKVLAGYRFGNAFSEAKSKNAGTFDTQIRFHGDTAQINGEKFYCTGALFAHIVPTVGNNENGQAFIGLVERDAPGLTVIDNWDGFGQRTTASGGVTLDGVTVPLSAVIPAHLAFDQPTADGPISQIIQAAVDTGIALGALEQAKIYARQARPWIDSQQDHGWQDPFTIAAIGDLQWRVHGTEAILAKAGIAVDQALAEPNEDTVAHASLVVAQAKVLSAETALLASSKLFELAGTRSVTAKHNLDRFWRNARTHTLHDPARWKYHLIGNFVLNGVKPARHAWN; encoded by the coding sequence ATGTCAGCCCATCCTCAACACCCTGCCCATATCATCCGCTCGGACGCGGAGGCCATCGAGGTCGCCACGCGCCTGGCCGAGCGTTTTGCCGTCGACGCCAGCGTGCGCGACCGCGACCGTCGCTTGCCGGTGGACGAACTCGACGAATTTTCCGCCAGCGGCTTGTGGGGCATCACCGTTCCCAAGGCTTACGGCGGTGCCGGGGTGTCCTATGTGACGGTGGCCGAGGTGATCAAGTTGATCTCCGCCGCCGACCCGTCTTTGGGGCAAATCCCGCAGAACCACCTCGGTGTGGTGGACATCCTGCTGCAAACCGCCACCGAGGAACAAAAGAACCACTATTTCGGCAAGGTGCTCGCGGGCTACCGGTTCGGCAATGCCTTCTCCGAGGCCAAGAGCAAAAACGCCGGCACCTTCGACACTCAGATCCGCTTTCACGGCGATACCGCGCAAATCAACGGCGAAAAGTTCTACTGCACCGGCGCGCTGTTCGCCCATATCGTGCCCACGGTGGGCAATAACGAGAACGGCCAGGCGTTCATCGGCCTCGTCGAGCGCGATGCGCCAGGCCTGACCGTGATCGACAACTGGGACGGCTTCGGCCAGCGCACCACTGCCAGTGGCGGTGTGACCCTCGACGGTGTGACCGTACCTTTGAGCGCGGTGATCCCCGCCCACCTGGCGTTTGACCAACCCACGGCCGACGGCCCGATTTCGCAAATCATCCAGGCGGCAGTCGACACCGGCATCGCCCTCGGCGCCCTTGAGCAAGCCAAGATTTATGCCCGTCAGGCGCGGCCGTGGATCGACAGCCAACAGGATCACGGCTGGCAAGACCCGTTCACCATCGCCGCCATCGGCGACCTGCAATGGCGCGTGCACGGCACCGAAGCGATCCTGGCCAAGGCCGGTATCGCCGTGGACCAAGCCCTCGCCGAACCGAATGAAGACACCGTCGCCCACGCCTCGTTGGTGGTGGCCCAGGCCAAAGTGCTGTCGGCCGAAACCGCCTTGCTCGCCAGCAGCAAACTGTTCGAACTGGCCGGTACCCGCTCGGTCACCGCCAAGCACAACCTCGACCGCTTCTGGCGCAATGCGCGTACCCACACCCTGCACGACCCGGCCCGCTGGAAATACCACCTGATCGGCAACTTCGTGCTCAACGGCGTGAAACCTGCGCGCCACGCCTGGAACTGA
- a CDS encoding XRE family transcriptional regulator codes for MHKENPQRASVLQHVSQNVRRLRHAADLSQTALSEKSGVSRRMLVAIEAGEKNVSLSTLDRVAEALDVAFSDLIQAPDVRDHSRINELAWAGEIDGSKAVLLAKATARREVELWEWRLEPGDRYCPDPDLEGWSEQLFVFEGSLTLVVGEQENTIGAGEFFMFASHQPHAYRNDGQVAVRFVRNVVI; via the coding sequence GTGCACAAAGAAAATCCACAACGCGCCTCGGTCTTGCAACACGTCAGCCAGAACGTTCGTCGCCTGCGCCATGCTGCCGACCTCAGCCAGACCGCACTCTCGGAAAAATCCGGGGTCAGCCGGCGCATGCTGGTGGCCATCGAAGCCGGCGAAAAGAACGTCAGCCTGTCCACCCTCGACCGCGTGGCCGAAGCGTTGGACGTGGCCTTCAGCGACCTGATCCAGGCCCCGGATGTGCGCGATCACAGCCGCATCAACGAACTGGCCTGGGCGGGGGAAATCGACGGCAGCAAAGCGGTGTTGCTGGCCAAGGCCACGGCGCGGCGCGAGGTCGAGTTATGGGAGTGGCGTCTTGAACCGGGCGATCGTTATTGCCCGGACCCCGACCTTGAGGGGTGGAGCGAGCAACTGTTCGTCTTCGAGGGCAGCCTGACGTTGGTGGTCGGTGAGCAGGAAAATACCATCGGCGCCGGCGAATTCTTCATGTTCGCCAGCCACCAGCCCCATGCCTATCGCAATGACGGCCAGGTCGCCGTGCGCTTTGTGCGCAATGTGGTGATCTAA
- a CDS encoding DMT family transporter: MTTAKTPSRFNRFSKAECILVFITMIWGGTFLLVQHAMTVSGPMFFVGLRFAAAAIVVGFFSLRTLRDLTLFELKAGVFIGVAIMFGYGLQTIGLQTILSSQSAFITALYVPFVPLLQWLVLGRRPGLMPSIGIMLAFAGLMLLTGPAGASLNFSPGEIATLIGAIAIAAEIILISAFAGQVDVRRVTVVQLATASLLSFLMVVPMGEALPGFSWLLLFSAVGLGLTSAVIQVAMNWAQQSVSPTRATLIYAGEPVWAGVVGRIAGERFPPIAMLGAVLIVVAVIVSEMKTRGQKSQALEDALEHERQN, translated from the coding sequence ATGACCACCGCCAAAACCCCTTCGCGTTTCAACCGTTTCAGCAAAGCCGAATGCATCCTGGTGTTTATCACCATGATCTGGGGCGGCACGTTTTTGCTGGTGCAACACGCCATGACCGTCAGCGGGCCGATGTTTTTCGTGGGCCTGCGTTTTGCGGCGGCGGCGATTGTGGTCGGGTTCTTTTCCTTGCGAACCCTGCGTGACCTGACGTTGTTCGAACTCAAGGCGGGTGTGTTTATCGGGGTCGCGATCATGTTCGGCTACGGCTTGCAGACCATCGGCCTGCAGACGATCCTGAGCAGCCAGTCGGCATTTATCACCGCGCTGTATGTGCCATTCGTGCCGCTGCTGCAATGGCTGGTGCTGGGCCGTCGCCCGGGGTTGATGCCGAGCATTGGCATCATGCTGGCATTTGCCGGGTTGATGTTGTTGACCGGGCCTGCGGGGGCTTCGTTGAATTTCAGCCCTGGGGAAATCGCGACCTTGATCGGCGCGATAGCGATTGCGGCCGAGATCATTTTGATCAGTGCATTTGCCGGGCAGGTGGACGTACGCCGGGTGACGGTGGTGCAACTGGCCACGGCGTCGCTATTGTCGTTCCTGATGGTGGTGCCGATGGGCGAGGCATTGCCGGGGTTTTCGTGGTTGCTGCTGTTCAGCGCGGTAGGCCTGGGCCTGACCAGCGCGGTGATCCAGGTCGCGATGAACTGGGCACAGCAAAGCGTTTCGCCGACGCGGGCCACGTTGATCTATGCCGGTGAGCCGGTGTGGGCAGGCGTGGTCGGGCGGATTGCCGGCGAGCGCTTCCCGCCGATTGCGATGCTGGGGGCGGTGTTGATTGTGGTGGCGGTGATTGTGAGTGAGATGAAGACGCGTGGGCAAAAGTCTCAGGCGCTGGAGGACGCGTTGGAGCACGAGCGTCAGAATTGA
- a CDS encoding monovalent cation/H+ antiporter subunit A: MSLIVLLLLPFIGSCLAALLPHNARNTESLLAGLVALVGTVQVALLYPQIAHGGVIREEFMWLPSLGLNFVLRMDGFAWLFSMLVLGIGTLVALYARYYMSPDDPVPRFFAFFLAFMGAMLGLVISGNLVQIVFFWELTSLFSFLLIGYWHHRADARRGAYMALMVTGAGGLCLLAGVMLLGHIVGSYDLDVVLAAGDQIRAHALYPVMLALVLIGALSKSAQFPFHFWLPHAMAAPTPVSAYLHSATMVKAGVFLLARLWPSLSGSEEWFWIVGGAGALTLLLGAYCAMFQNDLKGLLAYSTISHLGLITLLLGLNSPLAAVAAVFHILNHATFKASLFMAAGIIDHESGTRDIRKLSGLVRLIPFTATLAMVASASMAGVPLLNGFLSKEMFFAETVFISATQWVEIALPVIATIAGTFSVAYALRFTVDVFFGPPATDLPHTPHEPPRWMRAPVELLVFTCLLVGIFPAQVVGSILAAAALPVVGGVLPQYSLAIWHGWNAPMIMSLVAMSGGVVLYLMLRKQLKRGRFKYPPLVGYFNGKRGFERCLVVMMRGVRKIEKRISTKRLQTQLFLLVIVAVIGALIPMLNSGLSWGDRPKIAGSIVFVTLWLLAIACALGAAWQAKYHRLAALTMVSVCGLMTCITFVWFSAPDLALTQLVVEVVTTVLILLGLRWLPRRIEEVSPLPSSLRKARIRRLRDFLLSTVVGGGMALLSYAMLTRQTPNDISSFYLSRALPEGGGSNVVNVMLVDFRGFDTLGEITVLGAVALTVYALLRRFRPSKESMQLPAQQRQLAPDVATDLVNPRQASDTALGFMMVPAVLVRLLLPIALVVSFYLFMRGHNQPGGGFVAGLVMSVAFILQYMVAGTQWVEAQMSLRPMRWMGFGLLSATLTGLGALFVGYPFLTTHTWHFSLPLLGDIHVASALFFDVGVYAMVVGSTLLMLTALGHQSVRAHKPSNQAKVVAATEGAA, translated from the coding sequence ATGTCCCTGATAGTTCTACTGCTTCTGCCGTTCATTGGCAGCTGTCTGGCGGCCTTGCTGCCGCACAATGCACGTAACACCGAATCCCTGCTGGCTGGCCTCGTGGCCCTGGTCGGAACCGTTCAAGTCGCCCTGCTCTACCCCCAGATCGCCCACGGTGGCGTGATCCGCGAAGAATTCATGTGGTTGCCCAGCCTTGGGCTGAACTTCGTGTTGCGCATGGACGGGTTTGCCTGGCTGTTCTCGATGCTGGTGCTCGGCATCGGCACGCTGGTGGCGCTGTATGCGCGCTACTACATGTCGCCGGACGACCCGGTGCCGCGGTTCTTCGCGTTTTTCCTGGCGTTCATGGGCGCCATGCTCGGGCTGGTGATCTCCGGCAACCTGGTCCAGATCGTGTTCTTCTGGGAACTGACCAGCCTGTTCTCGTTCCTGTTGATCGGCTATTGGCATCACCGTGCCGATGCACGACGCGGCGCCTACATGGCCCTGATGGTCACCGGCGCAGGCGGCCTGTGCCTGTTGGCGGGTGTGATGTTGCTGGGGCATATCGTCGGCAGCTATGACCTGGACGTGGTGCTGGCGGCGGGCGATCAGATCCGCGCGCACGCGCTGTACCCGGTGATGCTGGCCCTGGTACTGATCGGTGCCTTGAGCAAAAGCGCGCAGTTCCCGTTCCACTTCTGGCTGCCCCACGCCATGGCCGCACCGACGCCAGTGTCTGCCTACCTGCATTCGGCGACGATGGTGAAGGCCGGCGTGTTCCTGCTGGCCCGCCTGTGGCCGTCGCTGTCGGGCAGCGAAGAATGGTTCTGGATCGTCGGCGGCGCCGGCGCCCTCACCCTCCTCCTCGGCGCTTACTGCGCCATGTTCCAGAATGACCTCAAGGGCTTGTTGGCCTACTCCACCATCAGCCACCTCGGGCTGATCACCTTATTGCTGGGCCTTAACAGCCCGCTCGCGGCCGTCGCCGCAGTGTTCCATATTCTCAACCACGCCACCTTCAAAGCCTCGCTGTTCATGGCGGCGGGCATCATCGACCACGAAAGCGGCACGCGGGATATCCGCAAGCTCAGCGGTCTGGTGCGTCTGATACCGTTTACCGCGACCCTGGCGATGGTGGCCAGTGCATCCATGGCCGGCGTGCCGTTGCTCAACGGCTTCCTGTCCAAAGAGATGTTCTTCGCCGAAACGGTGTTTATCTCTGCAACCCAGTGGGTGGAAATCGCCCTGCCGGTGATCGCGACTATCGCCGGCACCTTCAGCGTGGCCTATGCGCTGCGTTTTACCGTTGATGTGTTCTTCGGTCCGCCCGCGACCGACCTGCCCCACACGCCCCACGAGCCGCCACGCTGGATGCGCGCCCCGGTCGAGTTGCTGGTGTTCACCTGCCTGCTGGTAGGCATTTTCCCGGCCCAGGTGGTCGGCTCGATCCTCGCTGCCGCCGCACTGCCGGTGGTGGGCGGTGTGCTGCCGCAGTACAGCCTGGCGATCTGGCACGGCTGGAACGCGCCGATGATCATGAGCCTGGTGGCCATGAGCGGCGGCGTGGTGCTCTACCTGATGTTGCGCAAGCAGCTCAAGCGCGGGCGCTTCAAGTACCCGCCGCTGGTGGGCTACTTCAACGGCAAGCGCGGCTTCGAGCGTTGCCTGGTGGTGATGATGCGCGGCGTGCGCAAGATCGAGAAACGCATCAGCACCAAGCGCCTGCAAACCCAGTTGTTCCTGCTGGTGATCGTCGCGGTGATCGGCGCCCTGATCCCGATGCTCAACAGTGGCCTCAGTTGGGGCGACCGCCCGAAGATTGCGGGGTCTATCGTCTTCGTCACCCTGTGGCTGCTGGCAATCGCTTGCGCCCTGGGCGCCGCGTGGCAAGCCAAGTACCACCGGCTGGCGGCCCTGACCATGGTCAGCGTGTGCGGCCTGATGACCTGCATCACCTTCGTGTGGTTCTCCGCCCCCGACCTGGCGTTGACCCAACTGGTGGTCGAAGTGGTCACCACCGTGCTGATCCTGCTCGGCCTGCGCTGGCTGCCTCGGCGGATCGAAGAGGTTTCGCCCCTGCCAAGCTCGCTGCGCAAAGCACGCATTCGCCGCCTGCGTGACTTCCTGCTGTCCACCGTGGTGGGCGGCGGCATGGCGCTGCTGTCCTACGCGATGTTGACCCGCCAGACGCCCAACGATATTTCCTCGTTCTACCTCAGCCGCGCCCTGCCCGAAGGCGGCGGCAGCAATGTGGTGAACGTGATGCTGGTGGACTTCCGGGGCTTCGACACCCTCGGCGAAATCACCGTGCTCGGCGCCGTGGCGCTGACGGTGTACGCCCTGCTGCGGCGTTTCCGCCCATCCAAGGAGAGCATGCAACTGCCTGCGCAACAGCGCCAACTGGCGCCGGACGTGGCCACCGACCTGGTCAACCCGCGCCAGGCCAGCGACACCGCCCTGGGCTTTATGATGGTGCCGGCGGTGTTGGTGCGCCTGCTGCTGCCAATTGCGCTGGTGGTGTCGTTCTACCTGTTCATGCGCGGCCACAACCAACCGGGCGGCGGGTTTGTCGCGGGGCTGGTGATGTCGGTGGCGTTTATCTTGCAATATATGGTGGCCGGTACACAGTGGGTCGAGGCGCAGATGAGCCTGCGGCCGATGCGCTGGATGGGCTTCGGGTTGCTCTCGGCGACCCTCACCGGGCTGGGTGCGTTGTTTGTCGGCTACCCGTTCCTCACCACCCACACTTGGCATTTCAGCCTGCCGCTGCTGGGCGATATCCATGTCGCCAGCGCGCTGTTCTTCGACGTCGGGGTGTACGCGATGGTCGTCGGTTCAACCCTGTTGATGCTCACCGCCCTCGGCCACCAGTCGGTGCGCGCGCACAAACCGAGCAACCAGGCCAAAGTAGTCGCCGCAACTGAAGGAGCCGCCTGA
- a CDS encoding Na+/H+ antiporter subunit C, protein MEEVIAIAIGVLAASGVWLILRPRTFQVVMGLCLLSYGVNLFIFSMGSLFIGKEPIIKDGVPQDLLNYTDPLPQALVLTAIVISFAMTALFLVVLLASRGLTGTDHVDGREPKE, encoded by the coding sequence ATGGAAGAAGTCATTGCAATTGCCATTGGGGTCCTGGCGGCCTCCGGCGTCTGGCTGATCCTGCGCCCACGGACGTTCCAGGTGGTAATGGGCCTGTGCCTATTGTCGTACGGGGTCAACCTGTTCATTTTCAGCATGGGCAGCCTGTTTATCGGCAAGGAGCCGATCATCAAGGACGGCGTGCCGCAAGACCTGCTCAACTACACCGACCCGCTGCCCCAGGCGCTGGTGCTGACGGCCATCGTGATCAGCTTCGCCATGACCGCCTTGTTCCTGGTGGTGCTGCTGGCCTCCCGTGGCCTGACCGGCACGGACCATGTGGACGGCCGGGAGCCCAAGGAATGA
- a CDS encoding monovalent cation/H+ antiporter subunit D — protein sequence MNWVNQLIVAPILLPLLTAGLMLMLGEKRRPLKAKINLFSSVIGLGIAVLLLYWTQKGGPGSIGVYLPGNWQVPFGIVLVVDQLSALMLVLTGIIGVSALLFAMARWDRAGTSFHALFQVQMMGLYGAFLTADLFNLFVFFEVLLAASYGLMLHGSGRARVSAGLHYIAINLLASSLFLIGAAMIYGVTGTLNFADLALKIPLVPEADRGLLHAGAAILATAFLAKAGMWPLNFWLAPAYSSASAPVAAMFAIMTKVGVYTVLRLWTLLFSGQAGASALFGGDWLVYGGMATIVCAGLAMVAAQRLERMASLSILVSAGILLSSVGFAQPSLTAGALFYLVSSTLALSALFLLAELIERSRSANDLPLDEEIDALPRAMESLHPRPGVNLDDEQKAVVGQVIPWTMAFLGLSFVACALLIIGMPPLSGFIGKLSLLSALVNPLGLGSGLEGPIRPAAWGLMALLILSGLASLIAFARLGIQRFWTPEERPSPLLRRYECVPIFFLLGLSILLTFKAEPLMRYTQATAESLNNPESYVMAVMATRPVLSPEAKTAALEVQP from the coding sequence ATGAATTGGGTCAATCAACTGATCGTCGCGCCCATCCTGCTGCCGCTGCTCACCGCCGGGCTGATGCTGATGCTTGGCGAAAAGCGCCGCCCGCTCAAAGCCAAGATCAACCTGTTCTCCAGCGTGATCGGCCTGGGTATCGCAGTGTTACTGCTGTACTGGACACAAAAAGGCGGCCCTGGCTCGATCGGCGTGTACCTGCCGGGCAACTGGCAAGTGCCGTTCGGCATTGTGCTGGTGGTGGATCAGCTGTCGGCACTGATGCTGGTACTCACCGGGATCATCGGCGTGAGCGCGCTGCTGTTCGCGATGGCCCGCTGGGACCGCGCGGGCACCAGTTTCCATGCGCTGTTCCAGGTGCAAATGATGGGGTTGTACGGCGCGTTCCTGACTGCCGACCTGTTCAACCTGTTCGTGTTCTTCGAGGTGCTGCTGGCAGCGTCCTATGGCTTGATGCTGCACGGCTCAGGCCGCGCGCGGGTGTCGGCGGGGCTGCATTACATCGCGATCAACCTGCTGGCGTCGTCGCTGTTCTTGATTGGTGCGGCGATGATCTACGGCGTCACCGGCACGCTGAATTTTGCTGACCTGGCGCTGAAAATCCCGCTGGTACCGGAGGCCGACCGCGGCCTGCTGCACGCCGGTGCAGCAATCCTGGCGACGGCATTTTTGGCGAAAGCCGGCATGTGGCCGCTGAACTTCTGGCTGGCCCCCGCCTACTCCTCGGCCAGCGCGCCGGTGGCGGCGATGTTTGCGATCATGACCAAGGTCGGCGTGTACACCGTGCTGCGCCTGTGGACGCTGCTGTTCTCCGGCCAGGCCGGCGCTTCGGCGCTGTTTGGGGGTGACTGGCTGGTGTATGGCGGCATGGCGACCATCGTCTGCGCGGGGTTGGCGATGGTGGCGGCGCAGCGGCTGGAGCGCATGGCGAGCCTGAGCATCCTGGTGTCAGCGGGGATCCTGCTGTCGTCGGTGGGTTTTGCCCAGCCGAGCCTGACCGCTGGGGCGCTGTTCTATCTGGTCAGCTCAACGCTGGCATTAAGTGCGTTGTTCCTGCTGGCAGAACTGATCGAGCGTTCACGTTCGGCCAACGACCTGCCGCTGGATGAGGAAATCGATGCACTGCCCAGGGCCATGGAATCCCTGCATCCGCGCCCTGGCGTGAACCTGGATGACGAGCAGAAGGCGGTGGTCGGCCAGGTAATTCCGTGGACCATGGCGTTCCTCGGCTTAAGCTTTGTCGCCTGCGCGCTATTGATTATCGGCATGCCGCCGCTGTCCGGGTTTATCGGCAAGCTCAGCCTGTTGAGTGCGCTGGTCAATCCACTGGGCCTTGGCAGCGGCCTCGAAGGGCCAATCCGCCCGGCGGCGTGGGGCCTGATGGCATTGCTGATCCTGTCCGGTCTGGCCTCGTTGATCGCCTTCGCCCGCCTGGGCATCCAGCGCTTCTGGACACCGGAGGAGCGTCCATCGCCGTTGCTGCGCCGTTACGAGTGCGTGCCGATCTTCTTCCTGCTCGGCTTGAGCATCCTTTTGACCTTCAAGGCCGAGCCGCTCATGCGCTACACCCAGGCCACGGCCGAAAGCCTGAACAACCCGGAAAGCTACGTGATGGCCGTCATGGCCACGCGTCCCGTGCTCAGCCCTGAAGCCAAGACGGCCGCCCTGGAGGTGCAACCATGA
- a CDS encoding Na+/H+ antiporter subunit E, giving the protein MKRLLPAPWLSLALWVLWLVLNLSVSPGHLLLGAALGILAPLLMAPLRPLPIRIRQPGVIIRLFFLVGRDVIASNLQVAWGVLTCGSRPPRSRFIKIPLDLRDANGLAALSMITTVVPGTIWSELALDRSILLLHVFDLDDEAAFIEHFKSAYERPLMEIFE; this is encoded by the coding sequence ATGAAACGCCTGCTGCCTGCACCGTGGCTATCCCTGGCATTGTGGGTGCTGTGGCTAGTGCTGAACCTGTCCGTCAGCCCTGGCCATCTGCTGTTGGGTGCTGCGCTGGGCATTCTCGCCCCGCTGCTGATGGCGCCGTTGCGCCCGCTGCCGATCCGCATCCGCCAACCTGGGGTCATCATCCGCCTGTTCTTCCTGGTGGGGCGCGACGTGATTGCCTCCAACCTGCAAGTGGCGTGGGGCGTGCTGACATGCGGCTCGCGCCCACCGCGTTCGCGCTTCATCAAGATCCCCCTGGACTTGCGTGACGCCAACGGCCTTGCCGCCCTGTCGATGATCACCACCGTGGTGCCCGGCACCATCTGGTCGGAACTGGCGCTGGACCGCAGCATCCTGCTGCTGCACGTCTTCGACCTGGATGACGAAGCGGCCTTCATCGAACATTTCAAAAGCGCCTACGAGCGGCCATTGATGGAGATCTTCGAATGA
- a CDS encoding K+/H+ antiporter subunit F: MSALLSNAILFSLFLFSLAMVLTLVRLFKGPSAQDRVLALDYLYILAMLMMLVLGIRYASDTYFEAALLIALFGFVGSFALAKFLLRGEVIE, translated from the coding sequence ATGAGCGCCCTACTCTCCAACGCAATCTTGTTCAGCCTGTTCCTGTTCTCCCTGGCCATGGTGCTGACCCTGGTGCGCTTGTTCAAAGGCCCGTCGGCTCAGGACCGGGTACTGGCGCTGGACTACCTGTACATACTGGCGATGCTGATGATGTTGGTGCTGGGCATTCGTTATGCCAGTGACACCTACTTTGAAGCGGCGCTGCTGATCGCGCTGTTCGGCTTCGTCGGCTCGTTTGCCCTGGCCAAATTCCTGCTGCGTGGCGAGGTGATTGAATGA
- a CDS encoding Na+/H+ antiporter subunit G — MINMDVLPLWVEVIVAILLVLSSVFALIGAIGLLRMKDFFQRMHPPALASTLGAWCVALASIIYFSVLKSGPVLHGWLIPILLAITVPVTTLLLARTALFRKRMAGDDVPAEVSSRR, encoded by the coding sequence ATGATCAATATGGACGTGTTGCCACTGTGGGTTGAAGTGATCGTCGCGATACTGCTGGTGCTCAGCAGCGTATTTGCGCTGATTGGCGCGATCGGGTTGCTGCGTATGAAAGACTTCTTCCAGCGCATGCACCCGCCGGCACTGGCCTCGACGTTGGGCGCCTGGTGTGTGGCACTGGCGTCGATCATCTACTTTTCAGTGCTCAAGTCCGGGCCGGTGTTGCACGGCTGGTTGATTCCGATTTTGTTGGCGATCACCGTGCCAGTGACTACTTTGCTGCTCGCGCGTACAGCGCTGTTTCGCAAGCGTATGGCCGGGGATGATGTGCCGGCCGAGGTCAGCAGCCGCCGCTGA
- the cysS gene encoding cysteine--tRNA ligase, with translation MLTIYNTLSKTKEVFKPLDGNKVRMYVCGMTVYDYCHIGHGRSMVAFDLVTRWLRFSGYDLTYVRNITDIDDKIINRANENGESFDALTERMIAAMHEDEARLNILKPDMEPRATDHIPGMHAMIQTLIDKGYAYAPGNGDVYYRVAKFMGYGKLSRKKIEDLRIGARIEVDEAKQDPLDFVLWKATKPGEPSWESPWGAGRPGWHIECSVMSTCCLGETFDIHGGGSDLEFPHHENEIAQSEAATGKTYANAWMHCGMIRINGEKMSKSLNNFFTIRDVLEKYHPEVVRYLLVSSHYRSAINYSEDNLKDAKGALERFYHALKGLPVVAPAGGEAFVARFTEVMNDDFGTPEACAVLFEMVREINRLRESDLDAAAGLAARLKELASVLGVLQMQADDFLQAGAEGRVDAAQVDALIQARLAARAGKDWAESDRIRDQLTAMGVVLEDGKGGTTWRLADQA, from the coding sequence GTGCTAACGATCTACAACACGCTCAGCAAGACCAAAGAAGTCTTCAAGCCGCTGGATGGCAACAAGGTGCGCATGTACGTGTGCGGCATGACCGTGTACGACTACTGCCACATCGGCCACGGCCGCAGCATGGTTGCCTTCGACCTGGTGACCCGCTGGCTGCGTTTCAGCGGCTATGACTTGACCTATGTGCGCAACATCACCGACATCGACGACAAGATCATCAACCGCGCCAACGAAAACGGCGAGTCGTTCGACGCGTTGACCGAGCGCATGATCGCCGCCATGCACGAGGACGAGGCGCGCCTCAACATCCTCAAGCCGGACATGGAGCCGCGTGCCACGGACCATATCCCTGGCATGCACGCGATGATCCAGACCCTGATCGACAAGGGTTACGCCTATGCCCCAGGCAATGGCGACGTGTACTACCGCGTCGCCAAGTTCATGGGCTACGGCAAGCTGTCGCGCAAAAAGATCGAAGACCTGCGCATCGGTGCGCGCATCGAAGTCGACGAAGCCAAGCAAGACCCCCTCGACTTCGTGCTGTGGAAAGCCACCAAGCCCGGCGAGCCGAGCTGGGAATCGCCGTGGGGCGCCGGGCGTCCGGGTTGGCACATCGAATGCTCGGTGATGTCCACCTGCTGCCTGGGCGAGACCTTCGACATTCATGGCGGCGGCAGCGACCTTGAGTTCCCGCACCACGAAAACGAAATCGCCCAGAGCGAAGCCGCCACCGGCAAGACCTACGCCAACGCCTGGATGCACTGCGGCATGATCCGCATCAATGGCGAGAAGATGTCCAAGTCCCTGAACAACTTCTTCACCATTCGCGACGTGCTGGAAAAGTACCACCCGGAAGTGGTGCGTTACCTGCTGGTGTCCAGCCACTACCGCAGCGCCATCAACTACTCGGAAGACAACCTCAAGGACGCCAAGGGCGCCCTGGAGCGGTTCTACCACGCGTTGAAAGGTTTGCCCGTGGTTGCGCCCGCTGGCGGCGAAGCCTTCGTGGCACGCTTCACTGAAGTCATGAACGACGACTTCGGCACCCCCGAAGCCTGCGCCGTGTTGTTCGAGATGGTGCGCGAGATCAATCGCCTGCGCGAGAGTGATCTCGACGCGGCGGCGGGCCTGGCGGCGCGTCTGAAGGAACTGGCCAGCGTGCTGGGCGTGTTGCAGATGCAAGCCGATGACTTCCTGCAAGCCGGCGCCGAAGGGCGTGTGGATGCGGCGCAGGTGGATGCGCTGATCCAGGCGCGTCTGGCGGCTCGGGCTGGTAAAGACTGGGCGGAATCCGACCGTATCCGTGACCAACTCACCGCGATGGGTGTGGTGTTGGAAGACGGCAAGGGCGGGACGACATGGCGGTTGGCTGATCAGGCCTGA